In one Pseudarthrobacter sp. NBSH8 genomic region, the following are encoded:
- a CDS encoding MFS transporter — MSATETTRRRRLHPAWIVAAVAFLALVGAAGFRAAPGVLMVPLQQEFGWSTTVLSAAVSINLVLFGLTAPFAAALMERFGIRAVTATALVLIGAGSALTVLVNQSWQILLTWGLLIGLGTGSMALVFAATIANTWFSKSRGLVIGILTAGSAAGQLVFLPFIAMLAQDPGWRQASLLIAAGALAVVPLVLKFLKNSPADVGALPYGETAPEEGTAASPVAEADAVDSGRSSNAAVRALQVLKRASKVRTFWALVAGFAICGATTNGLIGTHFIPSAHDHGMPETTAAGLLAVVGIFDIVGTIASGWLTDRYNPKILLAVYYQFRGLGLLVLPLLLSATIQPSMIVFVVIYGLDWVATVPPTAAICRKTFGADGSVVFGWVFAAHQLGAAAAALGAGVIRDATGQYTYAWFGAAAMCTIAAVISATIRKDAGQKEPVAVAA; from the coding sequence GTGAGCGCCACGGAAACAACCCGGCGTCGGCGCCTGCACCCCGCCTGGATCGTCGCGGCAGTCGCCTTCCTGGCCCTCGTGGGAGCCGCCGGATTCCGTGCTGCCCCGGGCGTCCTGATGGTGCCGCTGCAGCAGGAGTTCGGCTGGTCCACCACCGTCCTGTCCGCAGCCGTCAGCATCAACCTGGTGCTGTTTGGCCTGACCGCCCCCTTCGCCGCGGCCCTGATGGAAAGGTTTGGAATCAGGGCCGTCACCGCCACCGCCTTGGTGCTGATCGGCGCGGGCAGCGCGCTCACGGTGCTGGTCAACCAGTCCTGGCAGATCCTCCTGACCTGGGGCCTTTTGATTGGACTCGGCACAGGGTCCATGGCGCTCGTCTTCGCCGCCACCATCGCCAACACCTGGTTCTCCAAGAGCCGGGGCCTGGTGATCGGCATCCTCACCGCCGGCAGCGCCGCCGGCCAGCTGGTCTTCCTGCCGTTCATCGCCATGCTGGCCCAGGACCCGGGCTGGCGGCAGGCATCGCTGCTGATCGCCGCCGGCGCGCTGGCGGTGGTGCCGCTGGTGCTGAAGTTCCTCAAGAACTCACCGGCCGACGTCGGCGCCTTGCCTTACGGTGAAACGGCACCTGAGGAGGGAACGGCTGCGTCCCCGGTTGCGGAAGCAGACGCCGTGGACAGCGGGCGCAGCAGCAACGCCGCGGTGCGCGCCCTCCAGGTGCTCAAGCGGGCAAGCAAGGTGCGGACGTTCTGGGCGTTGGTGGCGGGATTCGCGATCTGCGGCGCCACCACGAACGGGCTGATCGGCACGCACTTCATCCCCTCCGCCCACGACCACGGCATGCCCGAAACCACTGCGGCCGGGCTGCTCGCCGTCGTCGGGATCTTTGACATCGTGGGCACCATTGCCTCGGGCTGGCTGACCGACCGGTACAACCCCAAGATCCTGCTGGCCGTGTATTACCAGTTCCGGGGGCTCGGCCTGCTGGTGCTGCCGCTGCTCCTGAGCGCCACCATCCAGCCGAGCATGATTGTTTTTGTGGTGATCTACGGCCTGGACTGGGTGGCGACTGTGCCGCCCACCGCGGCAATCTGCCGGAAGACATTCGGCGCAGACGGCAGCGTGGTGTTCGGCTGGGTGTTCGCGGCCCACCAGCTGGGCGCGGCCGCTGCTGCCCTCGGCGCCGGCGTCATCCGGGACGCCACCGGCCAGTACACCTACGCCTGGTTCGGCGCGGCGGCCATGTGCACCATCGCCGCCGTGATCAGCGCGACCATCCGCAAGGACGCAGGCCAGAAGGAGCCGGTGGCCGTGGCGGCTTGA
- a CDS encoding helix-turn-helix domain-containing protein yields MVLRSDWSQRNCSMARGLDILGDPWSLLVLREVFFGNGRFDAMRSRLAVADSVLTRRLAGLVESGLLEKKAYDDGGRARQEYVLTPKGEDALPVLNAVVLWAEKHLPAPSDQAHMYVIHSGCGQRTSSADTCTGCGERLTAENTSWHSLTRTDAPVQLSTAA; encoded by the coding sequence ATGGTACTCCGCTCCGACTGGTCCCAGCGCAACTGCAGCATGGCACGAGGTCTCGACATTTTGGGTGACCCCTGGAGCCTGCTTGTGCTCCGCGAGGTCTTTTTCGGCAACGGGCGCTTCGACGCCATGAGGTCCCGGCTCGCCGTCGCGGACTCGGTGCTCACCAGGCGCCTGGCTGGTCTGGTGGAGTCGGGGCTGCTGGAGAAGAAGGCGTACGACGACGGGGGCCGCGCCCGCCAGGAGTACGTCCTGACCCCGAAGGGTGAGGACGCCCTCCCGGTCCTGAACGCCGTGGTTTTATGGGCGGAAAAGCACCTGCCGGCCCCCTCGGACCAGGCCCACATGTACGTGATCCATTCCGGCTGCGGCCAGCGGACCAGTTCCGCGGACACCTGCACCGGCTGCGGGGAACGGCTGACGGCCGAGAACACCAGCTGGCACAGCCTCACCCGGACGGACGCGCCGGTGCAACTGTCCACCGCCGCGTGA